In the Drosophila virilis strain 15010-1051.87 chromosome 4, Dvir_AGI_RSII-ME, whole genome shotgun sequence genome, CGAAGGCCACATCATAGTCATCGGATAGCTCGGCATCATAGCCAGCACCTGGTTGATTCGCCTGCTGGTTGTTGAGGGTCAGCTCACGCTCGAGAAGATCGTCGTAGGCGGTGCGCCGCATTTGAGGCAAGTTGGGATCGCTGCGGCGACCGAAGCGCAGCCTCAACGAGGGCGATCTAATGGGCTTCTGGTTGACATCGCCGAACCAACGTTTCTCCACAATGTTGTTCAACATGTCCGGATCGCTGCGTCCGAAACGCAGGCGCAAGGACGGCGAACGCTGCGCCTTGCGTTCCACCTGATGATTCGGAAATACAATGGGTCCGGCATATTCACGCTGCAGTAGATTGTCATACAGGCTGCTAATGGGAGCGCCTGTAAAATGCCAGAGATCAGTAAGCAGCTAAAGAGGTCCTTGGTTGGGTATTTGGTGCTCACCTTGAACTGTGGATAGTTCGGCGCTGGACTGCTGCAGCATCAACAGATTTAAGCTGAACAGTGCCAAGGCGCAGCCGTAGCTTAGCTGGGACTTGAAGTACATCATTTTTGGGTTTACTTTAATTCCTTGAGATGCTGCAAGTTCTGGAACAAGAGATATattgattaaaataaatttttttttatttatatcattCTTGAAgattatttttacaatttatttaaaaatctatTCTCCTTCTCCTGGCAAGaaatattgaaagaaaaatatctagaa is a window encoding:
- the sNPF gene encoding short neuropeptide F, which encodes MMYFKSQLSYGCALALFSLNLLMLQQSSAELSTVQGAPISSLYDNLLQREYAGPIVFPNHQVERKAQRSPSLRLRFGRSDPDMLNNIVEKRWFGDVNQKPIRSPSLRLRFGRRSDPNLPQMRRTAYDDLLERELTLNNQQANQPGAGYDAELSDDYDVAFERAVRKPQRLRWGRSVMSSPLDLGNNRVDKDQQRERTQLEREWLKWQEMTRMLLALQQQYDSSAGELPGGSGEDTDEDQDEDNSEYQFQREARKPMRLRWGRSTGKAPVEQKMPLAAETASVAPKSEN